In Roseomonas fluvialis, one genomic interval encodes:
- a CDS encoding acetate/propionate family kinase — protein MTAGVVVVLNAGSSSLKFSLYEGDAVLLSGQVDGIGVRPGVTARDGAGTKLTAPDLAAGPPGTPAEALLALLPWLREHLGGRPLLALGHRVVHGGPNHDRPCLVTAALLDDLAALSPLAPLHQPHNLSPIHAAMERTPGLPQVACFDTAFHRTIPEVAQVYALPFEMAARGIRRYGFHGLSYEYIASVLPEVAPGLATGRVVVAHLGNGASLCALQGGRSVATTMGFSALDGLPMGTRCGEIDPAVVLHLMREDGLDIAGVEALLYRRSGLLGLSGVSSDFRDLLASEDPRARFAIKVFVYRVARGIGSLAAALGGLDGIVFTAGIGENAASIRAAICEACSWLGVELDAVANAATGPVISRAGSRAAAYVIPTDENLMIARHTRALLADTAE, from the coding sequence ATGACCGCGGGCGTCGTCGTCGTGCTGAATGCCGGATCCTCCTCGCTCAAGTTCTCGCTGTACGAGGGCGATGCCGTGCTGCTCTCGGGGCAGGTGGATGGCATCGGCGTGCGTCCAGGCGTCACGGCGCGCGACGGCGCCGGCACGAAGCTTACCGCGCCCGATCTCGCCGCTGGCCCACCCGGCACCCCGGCCGAGGCCCTGCTCGCGCTGCTGCCCTGGCTGCGCGAGCATCTTGGCGGCCGGCCGCTCCTGGCGCTCGGCCATCGCGTCGTGCATGGCGGCCCGAACCACGACAGGCCATGCCTGGTGACGGCGGCGCTGCTCGACGACCTCGCGGCTCTCTCGCCGCTCGCGCCGCTGCACCAGCCGCACAATCTTTCTCCCATCCATGCCGCCATGGAGCGCACGCCCGGCCTGCCGCAGGTCGCGTGCTTCGACACCGCCTTCCACCGCACCATCCCCGAGGTCGCGCAGGTCTATGCCTTGCCGTTCGAGATGGCCGCGCGCGGCATCCGCCGCTACGGATTCCACGGGCTGTCCTACGAATACATCGCATCGGTGTTGCCGGAGGTGGCGCCAGGCCTCGCGACGGGGCGGGTGGTGGTGGCGCATCTTGGCAATGGTGCCTCGCTCTGCGCTCTGCAGGGCGGGCGGAGCGTGGCGACGACGATGGGGTTCTCCGCGCTCGACGGCCTGCCCATGGGCACGCGCTGTGGCGAGATCGACCCGGCCGTCGTGCTCCACCTCATGCGCGAGGACGGGCTCGATATCGCGGGTGTCGAGGCGCTGCTCTACCGGCGTTCGGGCCTGCTCGGACTGTCTGGGGTTTCATCGGATTTCCGCGACCTGCTGGCCAGCGAGGATCCGCGTGCGCGCTTCGCGATCAAGGTGTTCGTCTATCGCGTCGCGCGCGGTATCGGCTCGCTGGCAGCCGCACTGGGTGGGCTGGACGGGATAGTGTTCACGGCGGGGATTGGGGAGAACGCAGCGTCGATCCGCGCGGCCATCTGCGAGGCCTGCAGCTGGCTCGGCGTCGAACTCGATGCGGTGGCGAATGCGGCGACGGGGCCGGTCATCTCGCGCGCCGGCAGCCGTGCTGCGGCCTATGTCATCCCAACCGACGAGAATCTGATGATCGCGCGCCACACACGCGCGCTGCTCGCGGACACAGCCGAATGA
- a CDS encoding bifunctional enoyl-CoA hydratase/phosphate acetyltransferase, with protein MSPTDTMLTGLSQASAPVGLTRGMTHGLRAQGFDLAAALFGAPDAAFDDLPSQAQALLLSGLVLDFTARALPGPGATLRSLDLTPGLLPSPEERVDITGTIVARPDPETAVIAIMVSGPRGRLAEASATFALPVAAVTATAGTRPDIQLHTHRHLAALMARSATLPALTAAVAWPCDRDSLVGPVEAALRGALRPILVGPPALIEATAAAAGASLAACDIIEAATPHEAAAVAVRLCREGRAAALMKGSLHTDELMSAAVARDGGLRTARRLSHVFALDVPSYPKALFVTDAAINILPDLKTKADIVQNAVDLLHALGVTVPKVAILSAVETINPAIPSTLDAAALCKMADRGQITGAILDGPLAFDNAISKAAAAIKNIASAVAGDADILLAPDLEAGNMVAKQLSYLAGADSAGIVLGARVPIILTSRADSVASRLASVALAQVLAAARQERVA; from the coding sequence ATGAGCCCGACGGACACCATGCTCACCGGCCTCTCGCAGGCCTCCGCGCCGGTCGGCCTGACGCGCGGCATGACGCATGGCTTGCGTGCGCAGGGCTTCGACCTCGCGGCGGCGCTGTTCGGTGCTCCCGACGCGGCCTTCGACGATCTGCCCAGCCAGGCGCAGGCACTTCTGCTGAGCGGGTTGGTGCTCGACTTCACGGCGCGTGCCCTGCCTGGCCCCGGTGCCACCTTGCGCAGCCTGGATCTGACGCCCGGGCTGCTGCCTTCGCCCGAGGAGAGGGTCGACATCACGGGCACGATCGTGGCCCGCCCCGACCCGGAGACGGCGGTGATCGCGATCATGGTAAGCGGACCTCGCGGCAGGCTGGCCGAAGCGTCGGCCACCTTCGCCCTGCCGGTCGCCGCGGTGACGGCCACGGCGGGCACCCGACCCGACATCCAGTTGCACACGCACCGTCACCTCGCCGCGCTGATGGCGCGCAGCGCCACCTTGCCGGCGCTGACCGCCGCTGTGGCCTGGCCCTGCGACCGGGACAGCTTGGTCGGTCCTGTCGAGGCGGCGCTGCGCGGCGCGCTGCGGCCCATCCTGGTCGGCCCGCCGGCGCTGATCGAGGCGACCGCTGCGGCTGCCGGGGCGTCGCTCGCGGCGTGCGATATCATCGAGGCGGCGACGCCGCACGAGGCCGCGGCCGTTGCAGTGCGGCTCTGCCGCGAAGGCCGCGCCGCCGCGCTGATGAAGGGCAGCCTGCACACCGACGAACTGATGTCCGCCGCCGTGGCGCGCGACGGCGGGCTCAGGACAGCCCGGCGGCTGAGCCACGTCTTCGCCTTGGATGTGCCGAGCTACCCCAAGGCGCTGTTCGTCACAGACGCGGCGATCAATATCCTCCCCGACCTGAAGACCAAGGCCGATATCGTGCAGAACGCGGTGGACCTGCTCCACGCGCTCGGCGTCACCGTGCCCAAGGTTGCGATCCTTTCGGCGGTCGAGACCATCAACCCCGCGATCCCGAGCACGCTCGATGCCGCGGCGCTGTGCAAGATGGCCGACCGCGGCCAGATCACCGGCGCGATCCTCGACGGGCCGCTCGCCTTCGATAACGCGATCAGCAAGGCGGCAGCCGCGATCAAGAACATCGCATCCGCGGTGGCGGGTGACGCCGACATCCTGCTCGCGCCGGATCTCGAGGCCGGCAACATGGTCGCCAAGCAACTGAGCTACCTGGCGGGCGCGGACAGTGCAGGCATCGTGCTCGGCGCGCGGGTGCCGATCATCCTCACCAGCCGGGCAGACAGCGTGGCCTCGCGCCTCGCCTCGGTCGCGCTGGCGCAGGTCCTGGCCGCGGCCCGGCAGGAACGCGTGGCATGA
- a CDS encoding DUF2950 domain-containing protein, giving the protein MLRTSILGGIAAALLATGAMAQAPAPAAPAETQQPAQAPRPIPPQAFRTPEEGFAAFVAALRARSEAQGVRILGSAGYRYLRSGDPVADRTARTRFLEAYDRKNEIVRPSPDRAILQIGDDAWPFAFPMAQRGGAWRFDAVAGGQELADRRIGRNELDTIETLRAVADAQADYARTAGRHGAFQAYARRFFSTPDQRDGLYWPTREGEAPSPLGPLAAAASSGGYARRQGDAPQPYHGYTFRILEAQGPDAPGGAIDYVVNGRMIGGFAVIAVPARYGVSGIMTFMISHHGTVWERDLGPDTAREAARITAFDPGEGWTRVAE; this is encoded by the coding sequence ATGCTGCGGACCAGCATCCTCGGCGGCATCGCTGCCGCGCTTCTTGCCACCGGCGCCATGGCGCAGGCGCCCGCGCCGGCGGCCCCGGCCGAGACCCAGCAGCCGGCACAGGCCCCGCGGCCGATCCCGCCGCAGGCCTTCCGCACGCCGGAGGAGGGCTTCGCGGCCTTCGTCGCCGCGCTGCGTGCGCGCAGCGAGGCGCAGGGCGTGCGGATCCTCGGCAGCGCCGGATATCGCTACCTCCGCTCCGGCGACCCGGTCGCGGACCGCACGGCGCGCACCCGCTTCCTCGAAGCCTATGATCGGAAGAACGAGATCGTCCGGCCGTCCCCCGACCGCGCCATCCTGCAGATCGGTGATGACGCCTGGCCGTTTGCGTTCCCGATGGCGCAGCGTGGCGGCGCCTGGCGCTTCGATGCCGTCGCCGGCGGGCAGGAACTGGCCGACCGCCGCATCGGGCGCAACGAGCTCGACACCATCGAGACACTGCGCGCGGTGGCCGACGCGCAGGCGGACTACGCCCGCACCGCCGGGCGGCACGGTGCCTTCCAGGCCTATGCGCGGCGCTTCTTCTCGACGCCCGACCAGCGGGACGGACTCTACTGGCCGACCCGCGAGGGCGAGGCGCCAAGCCCGCTCGGGCCCCTGGCCGCGGCGGCCAGTTCCGGCGGCTATGCGCGGCGCCAGGGCGACGCGCCGCAGCCCTACCACGGCTACACCTTCCGCATCCTGGAAGCGCAGGGCCCGGACGCGCCGGGCGGCGCGATCGACTACGTGGTGAACGGGCGGATGATCGGCGGCTTCGCCGTCATCGCCGTGCCGGCGCGCTACGGCGTCTCCGGCATCATGACCTTCATGATCAGCCACCACGGCACGGTCTGGGAGCGAGATCTCGGCCCGGATACGGCGCGCGAGGCAGCGCGGATCACCGCCTTCGACCCCGGTGAGGGTTGGACCCGGGTGGCGGAATGA
- a CDS encoding DUF3300 domain-containing protein: MRLLAMVFCMGLGAVTTLGPAVPPAAAQTPPAAAPRPVVPTAQGDRLTQAQLEQLLAPIALYPDDLLMQMLMASTYPLEVVQAKRWLGQGQNGALRGEALAQALVAQSWDPSVKSLVPFPDVLTLMNDQLEWTQQVGDAVLAQQQDVMNAIQVLRGRAQANGALQSGPQQTVNVTQNVAPPPAPGAAAPAVAPPPQVITIAPTQPDTVYVPAYDPNQVYGTWPYPQSPPYSYPPPVGWGLGSALLTGMAFAGGAAIVGSLWGWGSANWGGGDINVNANRYNNINANRGQISGNTWRHDTTHRQGVAYRNDEVRNRVGADRAGGDRAQSREQFRGRVDQAQRGEGIGGPGDRGGVGDRGPGGAGGPGGIGSAGGRGGVGGPGGAGGAGGLGGAGGPGGRGGPGDRGGVGDRSGAGAQRPGGGQAAERGGAAQRGGTQRPAAQHNAAGRPQARPAQQPARQAPQGFQGMDDGGRERAAANRGAASRQGQPAARAQAHQRAAARPAGGGGGGARSAGGGGGARAGGGGGRGGGRGGGRR, translated from the coding sequence GTGCGACTGCTGGCGATGGTCTTCTGCATGGGCCTCGGGGCGGTCACCACGCTGGGGCCGGCGGTGCCTCCGGCGGCCGCCCAGACGCCACCGGCTGCGGCGCCGCGCCCCGTTGTGCCGACAGCGCAGGGGGACCGCCTGACCCAGGCGCAGCTCGAGCAACTGCTCGCGCCGATCGCGCTCTATCCCGACGACCTGTTGATGCAGATGCTGATGGCGTCAACCTACCCACTGGAGGTGGTGCAAGCGAAGCGCTGGCTCGGCCAGGGGCAGAATGGCGCGCTGCGTGGCGAGGCGCTCGCGCAGGCGCTCGTCGCACAGTCCTGGGATCCGTCGGTCAAGTCGCTGGTGCCGTTCCCCGACGTCCTGACGCTGATGAACGACCAGCTGGAATGGACGCAGCAGGTTGGCGACGCTGTGCTGGCGCAGCAGCAGGACGTGATGAACGCGATCCAGGTGCTGCGTGGCCGTGCCCAGGCGAACGGCGCGCTGCAGTCGGGACCGCAGCAGACGGTGAACGTGACCCAGAACGTCGCACCGCCGCCGGCGCCCGGCGCGGCGGCGCCAGCGGTTGCGCCGCCGCCGCAGGTCATCACCATCGCGCCGACGCAGCCCGACACGGTCTATGTGCCGGCCTACGATCCGAACCAAGTCTATGGCACCTGGCCCTATCCGCAGAGTCCGCCGTACTCCTACCCGCCACCGGTCGGCTGGGGCCTGGGCAGCGCGCTGCTGACCGGCATGGCCTTCGCGGGCGGGGCGGCGATCGTCGGGTCGCTGTGGGGCTGGGGCAGCGCCAACTGGGGTGGTGGCGACATCAACGTCAACGCCAACCGCTACAACAACATCAATGCCAATCGCGGGCAGATCAGCGGCAATACATGGCGGCACGACACGACGCATCGCCAGGGCGTGGCCTACCGCAATGACGAGGTGCGCAACCGCGTGGGCGCCGACCGGGCCGGCGGCGACCGCGCCCAGTCGCGCGAGCAGTTCCGCGGTCGCGTCGACCAGGCGCAGCGCGGCGAAGGGATCGGCGGCCCCGGCGACCGCGGCGGCGTCGGCGACCGCGGACCGGGTGGCGCAGGCGGACCCGGGGGTATCGGCAGCGCTGGTGGCCGCGGCGGCGTTGGTGGTCCGGGTGGCGCCGGCGGGGCTGGCGGGCTTGGCGGCGCAGGCGGTCCCGGCGGACGTGGTGGCCCAGGTGATCGTGGTGGCGTGGGTGACCGCAGTGGGGCCGGCGCGCAGCGCCCCGGCGGGGGCCAGGCGGCCGAACGCGGTGGCGCCGCCCAGCGCGGTGGCACGCAGCGCCCGGCCGCCCAGCACAATGCCGCCGGCCGTCCGCAGGCGCGCCCGGCCCAGCAGCCAGCGCGGCAAGCCCCGCAGGGCTTCCAGGGCATGGACGATGGCGGGCGTGAACGTGCCGCGGCCAACCGCGGTGCGGCCAGCCGGCAGGGTCAGCCCGCAGCCCGCGCGCAGGCCCATCAGCGCGCGGCCGCGCGACCGGCCGGCGGTGGTGGCGGCGGTGCCCGCTCGGCAGGCGGTGGCGGCGGTGCGCGTGCCGGCGGCGGCGGTGGCCGCGGTGGCGGCCGTGGTGGTGGGCGTCGGTGA